GTCAACTTCAAGACTTGCTTTCACAAGCCTCGCCCTTTGGGGCGGGGTAGTTGACTGACCCAACCTACAATGGACCTTTCTGCGTTGTAATATGACCGTTTACGGAATGACGACAGCGGTCTTGCTGCCCAATTCCTGGACGTAGCGGCGGAGCAGTTCCTGCTGCATCGCGGAACGTAGGCGCTCTCTAAGCTGATCGAATTCTGGAGGATGGGCTGGGCGTTTCTCCAGTACCTCTACCACCTCCCAACCATCGGATACCTCAATCGGATCAGAGATCTTGCCTACGCTGACAGCTGACAATTTCTGGGCAATTTCCGGCGACATCGGGGCTATCCAACCAATATCCCCACCCTTTTTCGCACTCTCAGTATCCAGGGATTGGAGCGCCAGATCAGCGAATGATTTTCCATCGCGGGCCTGTGCGGCAATACGCTCAGCCTCGTCCTGGGTTTTCACAAGAATACGCCGTAATTTGTATTCATCCTTCGGGAAGTTCTTCGACCAAGTATCGTATTGCTCACGCAATACCGAGTCTTTAATCGGGTTTTCTCGCAAATAGCTATCGGCACCGGCAGCAAATAGAATCTGACGAGTTTGTGCGTTGATGGCAGCTTTTACCTCGGGGTCACGGTCCAGTTTCTTCTGCTTGGCCGCCTGAATAATGAGTTCGCGGGC
The DNA window shown above is from Gammaproteobacteria bacterium and carries:
- a CDS encoding peptidyl-prolyl cis-trans isomerase C, which codes for MSPRRTVVILSSLFVALGTPVLAADFAAKVDKEIITKKDVDQVFKGNPTLADNEQNRRAITEELVARELIIQAAKQKKLDRDPEVKAAINAQTRQILFAAGADSYLRENPIKDSVLREQYDTWSKNFPKDEYKLRRILVKTQDEAERIAAQARDGKSFADLALQSLDTESAKKGGDIGWIAPMSPEIAQKLSAVSVGKISDPIEVSDGWEVVEVLEKRPAHPPEFDQLRERLRSAMQQELLRRYVQELGSKTAVVIP